The DNA sequence tcccattcccagttcattctcccattcccagttcgtttccccattcccagttctcTCATTCCCAGTTCATTCTCCCATTCCCAGGtcatttccccattcccagttctcTCATTCCCAGTTCATTCTCCCATTCCCAGGTcgtttccccattcccagttctcTCATTCCCAGTTCGTTTTCCCATTCCAGTTcgttttcccattcccagttcattctcccattcccagttcgttttcccattcccagttcatTCTCCCATTCCCAATTCGTTTCCCCACTCCCAATTcgtttccccattcccagttctcccattcccagtttcccCATTCCAGTTCGTTTCCCCATTCCCGGCCTCTCCCGCCTCTGGCCCCTCCGTCCCGGCCCGgcagcgccccctggcggccggCTCACAGCCCCGCCCAGTGAGCCACGCCCCCTAACTCCGCCCCCGCCGCCGATTGGCGGGAGCGGCCGAGGGGCGGGTAGAGGCCACGCCCCCTGGTTATTGAGGGGCTGGTGGGGGTCGCGCCAAGATGGCGGCCGGGCGGGGGACAGggagccggcccggccccggagCGGCGGGGCTGACGGTCCCGCGCACCTCGCCCGCTCAGCCCTGGAGGAGGCGGGCAGCTCCGGCATCCTCCGCCTCACCGGGGTGCAGCTGCGCGACGTCCCCAGCAGCGACAGCGCGGCAGCAGGTGAGGGGGCTCCGGCCGTGACGGGGCCGCCGGGGacgggcggcgcgggggccgTGAGGGGAGGCAGCGGAGGCGGTGAGCCCTGTGGTGGCAGGGGAGGGCTGCGGGGGTGACACGGGAGCGGCAGCTCCGGGCCCCGCTGTGTGAGGGccgtggggacagcgggggctCCGCCTTTGGGGgctctccctgcaggcagcgGGACGGGCTCCGGAGCGGCTGGGGGCTCCCTTCTCGTGGGTGGGGAGGGGACTGGAAGCTGTGCCCGCAGCAGGGTGTGCAGCGGGAGGGGAGCTCCTGAGCTGGCGCTCGGGGGAATCGGAGCTGAGGTGGGGCTGGACCTGCAGAGTGTGGGATCCCTTGCAGTGAAGCTGTCCCGGGAGGATGAGAGGGATGTGCGATGGTAAAAGTAAACCTCGGACAGCCGCGCAAGCAGGGTGAAGTAAAGCCACCCCATACAGATCACTCTGCTAGTGGGAAAGCCCAAATGAGCTAATTTCTTGATAACATGCACAGAAAGAGCTCTTCACATAACACCAAATGAAATTCTGGGAAAAGGAATCGTTCCTGAGTGCTAGCTATTtaagtcacttttttttccaaacatatTTCCCAACAGATGGATGCTCGTGGAGAAGGGAAATTGCCAGGGATGAGAAGATCACTGTTGAAGCAGGGCACGCTGCAAACATGACGTGCTCTTTCATGCTTGAAGCTGGATAAATCTCCCTGCCTCAGCAGGTGGAAAGTGAAACCCAGGCCTGGAGCAATTCTGGTGGTTTCTGTGGTTAATCCCCAGATGGTGCTCCCCACTCCTCAGAAACTCCTGGCACTTCTGGGCTTTGCTCTCTTGGTTTTGGTGATCTCAGTACcatgttttattctgaaatgtaAAAGAGCCCTGGGGCAGTTCAGGATCCTGCTCAGGTCCAAgtgccctggggcagctcagAATCCTGCTCCACATTCATTGCTGGCATTTCTTGTCTGGACAGTTTGGGTTTGCTTGATGCCTTGTGCTCAAATGGCATTCCTTACTCCTGCTCTTGCTGAGGACACTCAGTGGGTTGGGGCTgggccctgcttggagcagAGAGGGATGGGATTGCAAGGAGCTTCCTTCCAAACTGGGAACACACAAGGGCCCTGATGAGACAGGCACTGAGACTGTGCCCAGTGCCTGGCAGTCTGCCTTTGTCACAGCTCCAGGGGCACagtctgctcctgcagcccctcctctgCCTGTCTCCTGCCCCTGGGATCTctattttccaaaaataaacGGAATTTCACCCTTCAAAAGTCTGCTTCAAAGTGACAGAGGAAAAGCTTAATAAAAATGCCAAGGTCACATTTCTTTGCCTCCTAAAATAATACGACAGATCCAGTATCTGTATTATTAATTATGAGTGTgagcttgttttctttttagggGCTTTCTGATTTACCTGGGGTCTTGTGCTGCACAAGCACATGGCTGCAGCCACTCCTGAgcctgtgggcagcagctctctgggacCAGTGGTTATTTACTGTCTTGGCTAAAGATGCCCTCTCAGTGCAGAAATAGCTGTGTGAATGCTCCTCTCTTGGCAAACGTTGTATTCTGACAAAAGCCTcagtgttttgcagaaaaatgcCTTTGCAAAGGACATTGATTGTTGTGTTTTGAACTGGAGCAATCCTCAGGCTGAGCAGAGACGAGCAGGATTTCTCCAACAACCCCACTGTCCTCACCTGTCATTGCCAGTCCAAGACAAGGCTGTAAAATGTCACTAAAATCTTCCAGGAAGTGATTTAGtagcaataataatttttaaaaaagcaaattttaatgGAGATGGCATTTCATGCAGCAGATCACTCTGGTTTGTAGGTAAAAGCTAGTGGAACAGAGTGTGTGATCACTTGGtgttagaaaaaaaccctcaaaaataGCATGTTTGGCAAAAGTGACAAATTAGCTGCAATAACTGAAGTATCAAAGACAGTTACTGATGGGATAATTTGGGTTATTTAAGTCTGTCCTGGGAAAATGAGGATTAGGAAGAGGCataattaaaatatgcaaagcCGAAGGGGAATAGAGAATAGATATTAAGTCACTTCAAATTAGTAATTCATGAGAGGGTGGAAGGGAGAGAAATGGATGAAATTATGCTCTGAAAGGGCCCTGATATTCCATTGTTGCAGAGAGAAAAGCTATTCAGAGCCTGAGCACATCTTCTGTGCACACAGAAattggagaggagaaggattgAAAGGAGCTGATCCTGTAGGGTTCCCTCACATCTAAAGGAATATGTTCTTGTAGGGGCATCAGGAGTCTCCCAAGCTCTGTTTTCTGTACATTgacagcagagctccaggagctcgACCAGGAGAGTCCTTAGCACCTCAGTGTAGGATTGTGAGAGGCAGAGTCTTTCCCCACAGTGTTCCCTGGTGTGCTGAAAATTAATTCCATCAGGGTGGGGTTTACTGTCTAATCAGACAGCAGAGACCAttttgaaacataaactttaagggatttagagattttagaggagctaagattttagttagagataagccttactagagttaattaaaataaatgagtaggccttgatgaagttaagaattagtagttaactaataattgattgcttgtcaacaccatgtttagttagctgggtttataatgaggaatatagaaactgacaagtagcttttaggaacataagacaattgtgggcctcctctgttctgaaaccaattgaagacagggaatgggagttctaccaaggttcatttgtcatatttgcattgaaaaggtagaaaggtcagaatgaggaagacttcatttacttcctcattttgggacccctccccatgaaagggaccaccggcccatttcaaggaacaaactgcgcatgcttaatagctttgggaatgattagcataggaagcgaggaatgggatgtactaaatgatgaatatgtatttgtattttgggtattcaattctggtgtggataaaaggactctgtaatcattggaaaggtgcagtgtgtatttgggagctgtcccgcacgctgcccggcgccgcaatgaacatacactttctaactttaaactgttagagagtttttgtccgtcacagttggatatcggtactagatcaatatccatatttctttaataaatcaattTCAGCAAGATGTTTTTGTTCCTGAGCATCAAAAGTCCAGTGCAAAACTCCTGAAGGCACGGTTTTGTCTACCAATAGAAAGGAGTTTTGTAATGGAATCAAAGAACCACCAGGAAAATGAGTTCAGCCTTAAATCTTTACTCCCTGGAAGTTCAGAGTTGATTTCCAGGTGGGCTCCATGCAGGAGCTTTGCATCAGGAGGAAGGTTGACATCTCACTGCCTTAAAGGGATGTCAGGCTCCAGAATGAACAAAAGTGAGCGTCCAGCTGCTCAAGAAGCAGCCTGGAACCATTCCACAGAGTGTGAACCTACAGCTGCTGCCACTGTGATGTCAGAGGCTGCTTGGGGTGTCGCTGAAAGGTTGGCAAGTCCCCGCAGTGCCAACAGGACACTGCCGTTCCTGCAATCCAGACCTCCTCGAtgcctcctcctgctggcaTTCCAGCAGGATCCTTCTCCAGGAGTTCTCAGTCAGCTGCCTGCAAACCAGCCAGGGTTTTATAGCTTTTGGGCTATGCTGTTCTGCAAGTTCTAGCGCAGGTCTGCAGAAATGATCCGGCAAATCGCTGCCGCAGCGTGTGATTTTCTGTCTGCCACATCTGCAATGTATTTTTATCCAGATAAACCCTGGCTGGTGACAGCTCATCTGGGGAGTAAGTAGTGCTTTTCCCTAGGTGCAGCATATCTGGCTTTGGGATCGCTGTGCTCTTTCTGCTCTTCCTTAGGAGCTGAGCTGATTCTGGAACAGAAATGCCAGTGAGATGCCTTTGGTTTGGTAGAGCTCCTGTCAACAGCTTCTGCTAAAAGGGGTGTCTCAATGGGGACAGCATCTGGAATGTGGGGAGCCCCGTGGGGATTCCATTCCCCACGCACACCAGTCTGGGGAGTCTGTAATTCCCTCACTTTGCTGCTTCAGCCAACTTCCAAAATGCAGACTGGAAGAGCTTGTCAGAAGTGCTTCTAAAAACTGCAATTATCTTCAGAACTGACAGAAAACATCATTTTCCCATAATTAAAGGATTTGACTAATAACCTGTGCTAAAATAGAGATAACCTTCATGAGGAAATGTAACTTCCCAACAGTGTGTGCTCCTGAACCCAGGAGCTGTTTCTGTGCAGTGTCAGAATAGAATTCACACTGCtaaggggattttgggaaagctTTTCTAGGGAAGCATTTTCAGCAAGCTAAAAAGAACCAACATATGCAATttaataataggaaaaaaaaaaaaaaggaaaacttcttTAGCTCTTGGGCAGAGCAGAATCATTGACTATTAAAGagcaatttacattttcttgactgagtttctatttatttattgttgaaacagcacaaaaaatagaaaaatgtagaaaaaaaaatctggtattTTGTCCTGTCCTGTTGCTCACTGTGGAAAAGAACTGTTGCTCCTAGAGGGatgttatgaaataaaaatgctctcTTATTTGGGCTGACTTGTTCCATGGGGGATGCCCTACCAGAGGCAGTTTTCTAACAGCATCTGGTTCATCTTCTCTTGCCCGCTGCAGATCTGATCACCCAGTTATCCAGAGGTGGATACATGGCAGCCCATCCTTTGGTGAGTGGGAAAGGAACCTTGGACATTCCCAGAGTTTAAGAACTGTGGAGCAAGCTGTGAGTGAGCTTTGCCTGCTTCAGCAGTGTGCCAGCCTGAAAAAATGTCCATGTCtggttttgcagcagcagcagggggatCTCTGGCTGTTTCCTCAATTTCTGTTCAAAGTTTTTAAACAGATGAAAGTTGCAGGGAGAAGATTGTGGGTTTAGCCATGGTGGAATATCTAATTCACAACAATTTTCAATACTGTATAATTGCCTCattttagtttagttttaacAACTTAGAATTCCCTTTCTATCGAGTTTCATGATTTATCTTTAGTACAGCTGGATATATAGCTGAGCATAAATAAGGTTAAAATTGGTAATGTAACTCACTGGAGCCACTGaaagaaagttttaaattacAATCCACACTTACAAATAGTTGGGTTGCAATAACAATCCTAGGGAGGGGCATGACATCCACATTAATATTGGCCAAATTTATTAGGgttaatattaaacattttaaagagagCACCAGTGAGATGTGAAGTGTAGAATGGTGCCTTTGATTTGCTTCAGTTCTCTAAGTGGCCTTTGTGACAGCTTTAAAGCAGTTGGGAAACAGCAAATTTGGGGCAACTTGATGCAAtgctgtgcccctgcagagcagcagctggggctgtttcaACCCCCCATAATTTATAGATATTTAAATTGTACTGTGACACGTGCAACAGAGAACGGAAGCTCTAGAGCCACGTGCATGTCTAGATCAGTTTCTGATGTCAAAGCAGCTGAAAGCTGTGTGTAACTACAAACCTCCCAAGTGGCAGAAGGGAGATTCTCACTCGTGTTACTGACTGTCCCCAGgccacagcactgccaccagGACGTCAGctggctccttcccttcctggaCAAGAGGATAATGAGAAGGAGGTGGACAAGGAGCCTGCAGCTTTTGCCTCAGCAGAAGCAGTAAGTGCCAGCTTTGGTTACCATTGGTGCAATTCAGAGTTTCTGGTCAGACAGCAGCTGCCTCTCACagctggaggtgctgagggCTGGAGTCCTGCCATGACATTGTGCTTCACCCCAGCCACTGGCACCTGGAAAATTGGTTTTGAACTTCCCTTTTAGTCAGCAGTTTCTCTTGCAGGATACAGGAGAAACTGTCTCCTGGATGTACCTGCACCTCTGCACAGATTATTTAAGAAAATCCGTGAAAATTGAACATGAAACTGGCCAtgaacttgttttgttttcgTTCATTCAGTTTGTGATGTGGACAGCAAAAAACCGATTAAGCACTGGATGTGGCTGACAGGCATCTTCCCGAGGGTTTGCATTTGGAATACGAGCTCAGGAGATCCCTGCAAGCTCCCTTCCTGACATTAATTTCTCATCACAGATCCACACGAgctctctgctgggagctgaagAAGCAGATGATGAGACATTTCTCATGTCTGACACCCTCAGCCAAAGCGCAGGCGCTCTGGACAAACCCAGGGCCGGGCTGCAGAAGAAATGCCAGCTGACAGAGGAAGTGCTGGAGCAACTGAGTATGTGTGGTGTGCCTGGTGTCTGGCATGTGTGTCCTGACTTCAGCTGCACCAAAGGGACAGAGGAAGCAGGAATTCTCCCTGGGCATTCCTCAGGGCAGCTCAGACTGGGTTCAGTTTCTCTGCGCTGAAGGCAAAAGCAGGGATGGTTTCTGATTCAGCAGAAGGTGCTTTGACCTAGTGAATGAACTACTGAACTCCTGAGTGCTGATGGCCAAATCAAGCAGGATATTTGGGTTCCTAAATTCTCTTTAGTCCCCTGACAAGTCACTGGAGCAAAAGTACTTCATAGCAATCTATTAGATTGAAGACAAGCAGTGTGGTCCTTCAAATGGCACAGGCAGGGTTATCATCAGAATTTAGCCTGGTAACCCATGATGAAGGTCCTGGATCCTAAAGCCCCATCATTATTGATTATAACATGAGATGCTGTTCTTTAAAATCATAAAGACAATCTTTTGGCAAACTGCTGAAAGTTGGGAAGGTCCCCTTCTCTCCTGGAAACACTTTGCACcgtttcttaaaaattaatccCAGAACCCAAAGTGTATTTAATCTTCAGAAATAATAAACCTGTTGTTGAATCACACAAAGGGTTTATTCCCAGGAAAATAAAGGCTGTGTTGTTTTAGCTCTCCTAAATATTTGTAGAAAACAAACTCTTGCTTTGGTACCTGGCCTTTCCTGATTTCTGTCTCCTGTGGATATTTCTCCTGgtgctttgttttcctgtcaAGGTAACTCTTCAAAGCACTgtagaaaatcagaaaatctgTGGAGCCATCTGTGCTTTGGAGCTGCCTCTGTTGCTGTTGTTGCCCACAGAGGGCTCACAGCCAGACAGTGGGGCTGCATTTTCAGTCTGCTGGAGGGTGGTGTCTGTTTGAAGTGAGCATcctgcatttcatttctttcagggGGCATTGTGAACGAGGGGGACCCCAAGACCAAATACACTGAATTTGTTCACATTGGCCAAGGGTAAGTCCAATCTTAGTTACTCCTACAAAGCCACGGGCTGGGCATTTTGCTGCTGTGAATCCAGGCAAGCTCCAAACATGATGTGGGTTTAGATCCTCCCATCTCAGTACAGGTCAGAATTAATAATTTTGGTCAAAAGGTGTTGTCAAAGAAAACTTGACACTGGCACTGCCTTGCCTGCAACAAGGATCAGGACCTGAAAAATCTCCCATCCCTCAAACCTTTTTGCCTAAAAGAGCACCTTACCACCCCACAGCTGTCAGATAAAATTTCTcaataacatttatttcaaatattttgcttaaaaaatattcagtaatcCAGAATATAACCACGTAGTTTAGCAATTAAAACCAGAGGTGAAATACTAAGCTCTCACACTGTCATATGAAATCCCACCCTGTGTAGTCTGCAGCATACATTCCCtggaaaaaatacacacacagacacaaaaaagaaggaaaaaagcccaacatAACaaggcaaaatggaaaaaaaaattaaatatttctcagtTTTTGTAGGCACACTCTCCCCCTGCTCTTAGGTTTTGAAGATCTGTGCTCCAgctcttcagttttcttctcagttttccCTTGGACACCCTGcatggcagagggctgctgtgctgctgtctgaAGAATAGATGAACCAAGgtgttttaaaacacttcatgcagcagagatctcctgtcTGGGGTGGCTTTCACTCCCAGCACCTGAAttgcttctcctttcttcaCTGCTCTTTTGTTTCCAGGGGTTTCGGGACTGTTTACAAAGCCATCGACCCAGCCACAGGAGATGTGGTGAGTGTCAACACCCCCAGCACATTGTGCAGCTCTTCAGGgctttcccctctgctgtgagctctgctggagctttGGGTGGCCGGCAGAGCTTTCCTGGGCAGGCTGTTCCTCAagcacagagcagtggcagcCTGCAGACTTTGTTCCTACTCAGTTCCAGAAAGAATGCAAGAGGGGCAGTGGTATCTTTCAGAGAAGGACATCATTAAGGCTTAAAATACCATAGAATGAGTTATTTCTTTAGAAAGCcagaaaataattgcaaatcTGAACTGTGGAGTTCAGATTGCTCATGGAGTAGCAAAATCAAAGTTCAAGAAGCGAGAAACGTTGTGGGATtgtaattttttgtgtgtgcataaCTGCTATGATCTTTTAGGGTGGGAATTTACCCATCATGTACgcatgtgtttgcttttttatgcAACCaagaccagcagcagctgctgaaataatGGCCAAACTCCATAGAATTGCTGAAGGATTCCCAGCTGTTTTGATATATTTTCACAGTCACAAAATCCTGCTTGCAAAACCTGTGTGAATAATAAGAGAGGTGATAAACTGAGGCAATCAGGGAAGAATGTGCGTGCAGGGTGTTGTCAGAGATCTGTGGGTGATAGCTCAGGGAAATTTTTGCAGAATTTAGAAGGCAAAATGTCTCTGGCAAGTGTCCTGTAAGTGGCACCAAAGCAAGTGGAGAAATCAACTGTTGTCCTGTCACTTCCTGAGCCCTGGAGTCTGATCACAAAGTCACAGGGCAgttggcacagcccagccccatcaTTCCAAAAACACTCTCTCCTTGGTCATtgtgctctcctgcagcagaacTTCTGGAGCCCATGGTCTCCAATTTCATTTCAGGTGGCCCTAAAGAAGATGCCTCTCCGCAAACGGAGCAGAAAGGAACTCGTTGTCAACGAGATTCAGGTCATGAAGGAAAACAGGCATCCCAATATTGTCAATTATATAGACAGGTGAGTGGTTCTGGTGTTAGCACTGGAATGTTAACGGCAAGACAAAGGTTAAAAAACCCCTCTGGGCACTGGCAGAACATGGAGATCTTTCTTAATTCTCTATtcatctccagtggatgggaGGAGATGGCCTTGGGTCTCCATTAATCTTTTCTGGTGTTTGTAGTTGGAAACCTCTTTTCAAAAACCTGGATGTGCCATGTCTTACTAAAACAACAGCCTGTCAGTTCATTACCTCTGTGTTGTttctggggtttggttttttcaggTTGATCATATTTTCTATGCCTTAACGATAAGTGCTGATAAACCATCATAGAAATGATCTCCCTTGGGCTGTTGCCACCATTTTCCGTTGCTGTGGAAGACTAAATTCTCATTTGCAGAACCACATAATTTGccagtttttcctctttctgacTGTATTTTATGCAGTGTTTTCCAAATGGTTGGCCAACACCTGTCCTCAGTGGTGCAGAGCCTCCTCCCACGGGTAACTCAGGAGTTGAGTTGCCTTGTTCCTGGAGTGAATGGTGGAAGTTATAAATTAAGATAATGGCTCAGTTGATGGCAAGTGTCCTGGTTCCAGATTGATCTCTGCTGTTACTAAATTGCATTATTCTCGTTTGCCATCTAAGGCATCTCCTTTTTCATGGATTTGCCTTTCTCATTTAGACTGCACAGATTCCAAATACTCTGTAGCCTGCAAGGAATGTCTCTCCATTTCATTCTGCCTCCTTTTACAagtgacctggaaacaaaactccCCTGCAGTCTTTTCCACGAGGAAATTTAGCTGTGCACATTCACCTCCatgcctttgttttcttctctcagctACCTGGTGAATGAAGACCTGTGGCTCGTGATGGAATATGTGGATGGAGGCACTTTAACCAGCGTTATTGTCCGAGTCTTTATGGAGGAAAGAATGATAGCTGCTATCAGCAGGGAGGTGAGGGACCCTGCTTGTGCTTCCAATGGCTTGGACAGGGTGGGACAGGAGTG is a window from the Vidua macroura isolate BioBank_ID:100142 chromosome 14, ASM2450914v1, whole genome shotgun sequence genome containing:
- the LOC128814246 gene encoding serine/threonine-protein kinase PAK 3-like, yielding MIRQIAAAACDFLSATSAMYFYPDKPWLVTAHLGNLITQLSRGGYMAAHPLATALPPGRQLAPSLPGQEDNEKEVDKEPAAFASAEAIHTSSLLGAEEADDETFLMSDTLSQSAGALDKPRAGLQKKCQLTEEVLEQLRGIVNEGDPKTKYTEFVHIGQGGFGTVYKAIDPATGDVVALKKMPLRKRSRKELVVNEIQVMKENRHPNIVNYIDSYLVNEDLWLVMEYVDGGTLTSVIVRVFMEERMIAAISRECLKALDFLHSKNVIHRDVKSDNILLGMDGSVKLTDFGLCAQLTLERSTRCTVLGSPYWVAPEILKRKEYDTQVDIWALGIVAIEMLEGEPPYFKESPVQAQRLIARNRYPPLKMPSKISVLFHAFLHSCLDTDPSVRWTASELLQHPFLQTATSLSVLPDVIHIARKICRAMEALHTSSANLEEKKE